The Devosia sp. A16 genome includes a window with the following:
- a CDS encoding microcin C ABC transporter permease YejB, translated as MGAYILRRLLLMIPTLLGIMIVSFVIVQFAPGGPVEQVIAQMSGQNVSATERITGSQQGDFAGQETAQAKNSTDVNSTYRGARGLRPEILQRIEKQFGFDKPPLERFLTMMWNYLRFDFGNSYFRDISVIDLIKEKLPVSITLGLWMTLLGYGVSIPLGIAKALRDGSRFDVWTSSIVIVGYALPGFLIAILLIVLFAGGSFWNIFPLRGLVSENFANLPWYSQILDYLWHITLPIVAMAVGGFATVTLLTKNSFLEEIRKQYVTTARAKGLNDRQVLYRHVFRNAMLLVIASFPAAFISAFFGGSLLIETIFSLDGLGLLGFQSVLNRDYSVVFATLYVFSLLGLVIGLVSDLMYMWIDPRIDFESREV; from the coding sequence TTGGGCGCCTACATCCTGAGACGCCTGCTGCTGATGATCCCGACGCTGTTGGGGATCATGATCGTCTCCTTCGTCATCGTGCAGTTTGCGCCCGGTGGTCCGGTCGAACAGGTCATCGCCCAGATGTCGGGGCAGAATGTCAGCGCCACCGAGCGCATTACCGGGAGCCAGCAGGGCGATTTCGCCGGTCAGGAAACGGCGCAAGCGAAGAACAGCACCGACGTCAACTCGACCTATCGCGGCGCGCGCGGCCTCCGGCCCGAAATCCTGCAGCGCATCGAAAAGCAGTTTGGCTTCGACAAGCCGCCGCTCGAGCGCTTCCTCACCATGATGTGGAATTACCTGCGCTTCGATTTCGGCAACAGCTATTTCCGCGACATCTCGGTGATCGACCTAATCAAGGAGAAACTGCCGGTTTCGATCACCCTGGGGCTGTGGATGACGCTGCTCGGCTATGGCGTTTCCATTCCGCTCGGCATTGCCAAGGCGCTGCGCGATGGTTCGCGCTTCGACGTGTGGACCTCGTCCATCGTCATCGTCGGCTATGCGCTCCCCGGCTTCCTCATCGCCATCCTGCTGATCGTGCTGTTCGCCGGCGGCAGCTTCTGGAACATCTTCCCGTTGCGGGGCCTCGTGTCGGAGAACTTCGCCAACCTCCCCTGGTACAGCCAGATCCTCGACTATCTGTGGCACATCACCCTGCCGATCGTCGCCATGGCGGTGGGCGGCTTCGCCACGGTGACGCTCCTCACCAAGAACTCTTTCCTCGAGGAAATTCGCAAACAGTATGTCACCACTGCCCGAGCCAAAGGGCTCAACGACCGGCAGGTGCTGTATCGCCATGTGTTCCGCAACGCCATGCTGCTGGTCATCGCCAGCTTTCCGGCAGCATTCATCTCGGCGTTCTTCGGCGGTTCGCTGCTGATCGAGACCATATTCTCGCTCGACGGCCTGGGGCTGCTCGGCTTCCAGTCGGTGCTCAACCGCGACTATTCGGTGGTGTTCGCAACGCTCTATGTGTTCTCGCTGCTCGGGCTGGTCATCGGACTGGTCTCGGACCTCATGTATATGTGGATCGATCCGCGCATCGATTTCGAAAGCCGGGAGGTCTGA
- a CDS encoding ABC transporter permease, whose amino-acid sequence MQTTLTGLRSPFLVFAPADRARSAPLLSPINQRRLKVFNANRRGVWSLWIFLVLFIITMFAELIANDRPLVVSYKGELLFPVVVTYPESKFGGFLAETVYRDPFIADEINANGWMAWPPIRYSYGTVDESLSGAAPSKPSWLQTAEERCAGYPAGVADPSCTIGNFHWLGTDDQGRDVLARLIYGFRISVLFGLVLTVLSSMIGIGAGALQGYLGGWVDLIAQRAIEVWTSIPSLYLLLIISSIIAPSFWVLLGILLLFSWTALVGIVRAEFLRARNFEYVAAARALGVSNFKIMIGHLLPNAMVATLTFMPFILAGSVTTLTALDFLGFGLPVGSPSLGELLSQGKDNLSAWWLGITGFFTVSLILTLLVFIGEAVRDAFDPRKTFAGTRS is encoded by the coding sequence ATGCAGACGACCCTCACGGGCCTCCGTTCGCCGTTCCTCGTCTTCGCCCCTGCCGACCGGGCGCGCTCGGCGCCGCTGTTGTCGCCGATCAACCAGCGCCGGCTCAAGGTGTTCAACGCCAACCGGCGCGGGGTGTGGTCGCTATGGATCTTTCTCGTGCTGTTCATCATCACGATGTTCGCCGAACTGATCGCCAATGACCGACCGCTGGTGGTCAGCTACAAGGGCGAACTGCTGTTCCCGGTGGTCGTCACCTATCCCGAAAGCAAGTTCGGCGGTTTCCTCGCCGAGACGGTCTATCGCGACCCGTTCATCGCCGACGAAATCAACGCCAATGGCTGGATGGCCTGGCCACCCATCCGCTACTCCTACGGCACCGTCGACGAGTCGCTCAGCGGCGCCGCGCCCTCCAAGCCCTCGTGGCTGCAAACGGCAGAGGAACGCTGCGCCGGCTACCCCGCCGGCGTCGCGGATCCCTCCTGCACCATCGGCAACTTTCACTGGTTGGGAACCGACGATCAGGGCCGTGATGTGCTGGCGCGACTGATCTACGGTTTCCGCATCTCGGTCCTGTTCGGGCTGGTGCTCACGGTGCTCTCCTCGATGATCGGCATTGGCGCCGGTGCGCTGCAGGGTTACCTGGGCGGTTGGGTCGACCTGATCGCGCAGCGCGCCATCGAGGTCTGGACCTCGATCCCCTCGCTCTACCTGCTGCTGATCATCTCCAGCATCATCGCGCCCAGCTTCTGGGTGCTGCTCGGTATTTTGCTGTTGTTCTCCTGGACGGCGCTGGTCGGCATCGTGCGGGCCGAGTTCCTGCGCGCCCGCAACTTCGAATATGTCGCCGCGGCGCGAGCGCTGGGCGTCTCGAATTTCAAGATCATGATCGGGCACCTGCTGCCCAACGCCATGGTCGCGACGCTGACCTTCATGCCGTTCATCCTCGCCGGTTCGGTGACGACGCTGACGGCGCTCGATTTCCTCGGCTTCGGCCTGCCGGTCGGCTCGCCGTCGCTGGGTGAGCTCTTGAGCCAGGGCAAGGACAACCTTTCGGCCTGGTGGCTGGGCATTACCGGCTTCTTCACCGTGTCGCTGATCCTCACCCTGCTCGTCTTTATCGGCGAGGCGGTGCGCGATGCCTTCGATCCGCGCAAGACCTTCGCGGGGACGCGCTCGTGA
- a CDS encoding ABC transporter ATP-binding protein, giving the protein MSGPLLQVDDLHVAFATEHGQVPAVRGVSFDILPGQTVALVGESGSGKSVTALSVLRLLPYPAASHPKGRILFNGEDLLHSDDRTIRGVRGNAISMIFQEPMSSLNPLHTVERQVSEALILHRGMRRAAARARTIELLSEVGIPDPVSRLDDFPHQLSGGQRQRVMIAMALANEPQLLIADEPTTALDVTIQAQILELLMSLQHKRGMAILFITHDLHIVRRMAEITHVMTEGRIVESGPTESVFANPQHAYTRKLLAAEPKGEPPAPSGAEPIVAAEKLRVWFPIKRGLLRRTVGHIKAVDDVDISIRRGETLGVVGESGSGKTTLGRALLRLIGSEGRIVYLGRDIERLSWGAMRPLRKDLQIVFQDPFGSLSPRMSIAEIIAEGLAVHAPQLTVPERDARVVRALTEVGLDPEARFRYPHEFSGGQRQRIAIARAMVLEPKFVVLDEPTSALDMSVQAQVVDLLRELQQRHGLTYLFISHDLRVVRALANQLMVMRNGKVVEHGPAAEIFAAPQSDYTRALMAAAFAVEAVPSAEVAQ; this is encoded by the coding sequence GTGAGCGGCCCGCTGCTGCAGGTCGATGACCTCCACGTGGCGTTCGCCACCGAGCATGGCCAGGTGCCGGCCGTCCGCGGCGTCTCCTTCGACATCCTGCCGGGCCAGACGGTAGCGCTGGTGGGAGAATCCGGCTCCGGCAAATCGGTCACTGCGCTCTCGGTGCTGCGGCTTCTGCCCTACCCGGCGGCTTCGCACCCGAAGGGCCGCATCCTGTTCAACGGCGAAGACCTGCTGCACAGCGACGACCGCACCATCCGCGGCGTGCGCGGCAACGCCATCTCGATGATCTTCCAGGAGCCGATGAGTTCGCTCAACCCGCTCCACACCGTCGAGCGGCAGGTGAGCGAAGCGCTGATCCTGCATCGCGGCATGCGGCGGGCGGCGGCCCGCGCCCGGACCATCGAGCTCCTGAGCGAAGTCGGCATTCCCGACCCGGTTTCGCGGCTCGATGATTTTCCGCACCAGCTCTCCGGCGGCCAACGCCAGCGGGTGATGATCGCCATGGCGCTCGCCAACGAGCCGCAGCTGCTGATCGCCGACGAACCGACCACCGCCCTCGACGTGACCATCCAGGCGCAGATCCTCGAGCTGCTGATGTCACTGCAGCACAAGCGCGGCATGGCGATCCTGTTCATCACGCACGATCTGCACATCGTGCGCCGCATGGCCGAGATCACTCATGTGATGACAGAGGGCAGGATCGTCGAATCCGGTCCCACGGAGAGCGTGTTCGCCAACCCGCAACACGCCTACACCAGGAAGCTGCTGGCCGCCGAGCCGAAAGGCGAGCCGCCCGCCCCCTCCGGGGCCGAACCGATCGTTGCCGCCGAAAAGCTGCGCGTCTGGTTCCCGATCAAGCGCGGGTTGCTCCGTCGCACGGTCGGCCACATCAAGGCGGTCGACGACGTCGATATCTCGATCCGGCGTGGCGAGACGCTGGGTGTCGTCGGCGAATCCGGTTCGGGCAAGACCACGCTCGGCCGTGCCCTACTGCGTCTCATCGGTTCGGAAGGCCGCATCGTCTATCTGGGGCGCGATATCGAGCGGCTGTCCTGGGGCGCCATGCGACCGCTGCGCAAGGACTTGCAGATCGTCTTCCAGGATCCGTTCGGTTCGCTCAGCCCGCGCATGTCGATTGCTGAGATCATCGCCGAAGGCCTCGCCGTGCACGCGCCACAGCTGACGGTACCCGAACGCGATGCCAGGGTGGTCAGGGCGCTCACCGAAGTCGGGCTCGACCCCGAGGCCCGCTTCCGCTACCCGCACGAGTTCTCCGGCGGCCAGCGCCAGCGCATTGCCATTGCCCGCGCCATGGTGCTGGAGCCGAAATTTGTCGTGCTGGACGAGCCCACCTCGGCGCTCGACATGAGTGTCCAGGCGCAGGTGGTCGACCTGTTGCGCGAGTTGCAGCAGCGGCACGGCCTGACTTACCTGTTCATCTCGCACGACCTGCGGGTCGTCCGCGCACTTGCCAACCAGTTGATGGTGATGCGCAACGGCAAGGTGGTCGAGCACGGACCGGCAGCCGAGATCTTCGCCGCGCCACAGTCGGATTACACGCGCGCCCTGATGGCCGCGGCGTTTGCTGTGGAGGCGGTGCCGTCGGCGGAGGTGGCGCAGTGA
- a CDS encoding Zn-dependent hydrolase, whose translation MTRNLPTQEARIAEDIATLAEITEPGRPYTRRAFTPMFLRGREWLIRRFEAAGLETRIDASGNLIGRRRGRSGGKAIMLGSHSDTVPDGGRFDGIAGVSAALEVARALRDQGIQLEHDLEIVDFLAEEVSIFGVSCVGSRGMAGLRPEEWLDREVDRFTLREGIAEVGGNPGRLEKREDIAAFLELHIEQGPVLEDGHLDIGVVTAIAGITRIELVVNGRADHAGTTPMGSRQDALTTAARLVVGIEELGTLLSRGKFHFAATVGEFSIEPGAANVVPSRARLLIDARAERREDMEKFVAELTALVNATAAATGVTIEPPLTISDNLPTPGDPFVLDTLDAAAVAVGARHRRMASGAGHDTAWMARVTRAAMIFIPCLGGRSHTPEEYAETADVALGAAVLLEAVKRLDRELK comes from the coding sequence ATGACCCGCAATCTCCCCACCCAGGAAGCCCGCATCGCCGAGGATATCGCCACCCTCGCCGAGATCACCGAACCTGGCCGTCCCTATACCCGCCGCGCCTTCACCCCGATGTTCCTCCGGGGTCGCGAGTGGCTCATCCGGCGCTTCGAAGCCGCGGGGCTGGAGACCCGCATCGACGCCTCCGGCAACCTGATCGGCCGGCGCCGCGGCCGTTCGGGCGGCAAGGCCATCATGCTCGGTTCGCACTCCGACACCGTGCCCGACGGTGGGCGTTTCGACGGCATCGCCGGCGTCTCCGCGGCGCTCGAAGTGGCGCGGGCGCTGCGCGACCAGGGCATCCAACTCGAGCACGACCTGGAGATCGTCGACTTCCTTGCCGAGGAGGTGTCGATCTTCGGCGTCTCCTGCGTCGGCAGCCGCGGTATGGCCGGGCTGCGACCGGAGGAATGGCTCGACCGCGAGGTCGACCGGTTCACGCTGCGCGAAGGCATAGCCGAGGTCGGCGGGAACCCGGGCAGACTCGAGAAGCGCGAGGATATCGCGGCCTTTCTCGAACTGCATATCGAGCAGGGGCCGGTGCTGGAGGATGGACATCTCGATATCGGCGTGGTGACGGCGATTGCCGGCATCACCCGCATCGAGCTGGTGGTTAACGGACGCGCCGACCATGCCGGCACCACCCCGATGGGCTCGCGGCAGGATGCGCTGACCACCGCGGCGCGGCTGGTGGTGGGGATCGAGGAACTGGGCACGTTGCTCAGCCGGGGCAAGTTCCATTTCGCCGCCACCGTGGGTGAGTTCTCGATCGAGCCGGGAGCGGCCAACGTCGTGCCATCGCGGGCGCGGCTGCTGATCGATGCGCGGGCGGAACGCCGCGAGGATATGGAGAAGTTCGTCGCCGAACTCACGGCGCTGGTCAATGCCACGGCCGCCGCGACCGGGGTGACGATAGAGCCGCCATTGACCATTTCCGATAATTTGCCAACGCCTGGCGATCCGTTCGTGCTTGATACGCTCGACGCGGCAGCCGTGGCCGTGGGCGCGCGCCATCGCCGCATGGCTTCGGGCGCGGGCCACGACACGGCCTGGATGGCGCGGGTGACGAGGGCGGCGATGATCTTCATCCCCTGCCTCGGCGGCCGCAGCCACACGCCGGAAGAATATGCCGAAACGGCCGACGTGGCGCTGGGCGCCGCCGTTCTGCTGGAGGCGGTGAAGCGGTTGGACCGTGAGTTGAAGTAA
- a CDS encoding urocanate hydratase yields the protein MPKPNPRHPNFPIPSGPTLRAKGWRQEALLRLLENVLAVGEDPEKLIVYAALGKAARNWAAHRQIVEALTTMDEDQTLVIQSGKPIGLFKTHAAAPLVIMANCNIVGQWAKAEVFYELEKKGLIAWGGLTAGAWQYIGSQGVIQGTYEIFMRIAEKRFGGSLAGRFILTAGMGGMGGAQPLAGRMAGAAILDVDVDPVRAQRRKEIGYLQEIAPDLDTALDMIAAAVRDKRALSVGLVANAAEVYPEILRRGIIPDIVTDQTSAHDLVYGYVPKGLSLDEVKRLRVDGQGQLMAASRASIADHVRAMLGFQAAGAEVFDNGNLIRTQARKAGVENAFDIPIFTEAYLRPLFARAIGPFRWMALSGEASDIARIDDLVLEMFPDNRIVTNWIRLARQYVPFEGLPARIAWLGHGERTALALAVNALVRKDELQGPVAFSRDHLDAGAMAHPNIMTENMRDGSDAIADWPLLDAMLLTASMADLVVIHSGGGGYAGYMTSAGVTLVADGTEAGDARLSHALTNDTSLGVMRYADAGYEEAVDEAANKGIGWFDLRGR from the coding sequence ATGCCAAAACCCAATCCCCGCCACCCGAATTTCCCCATTCCCTCCGGTCCAACCCTGCGTGCCAAAGGCTGGCGGCAGGAGGCGCTGCTGCGGCTGCTCGAGAACGTGCTGGCCGTCGGCGAGGACCCCGAAAAACTGATCGTCTACGCCGCGCTCGGCAAGGCGGCGCGCAACTGGGCGGCGCATCGGCAGATCGTCGAAGCGCTGACCACCATGGACGAGGACCAGACGCTGGTCATCCAGTCCGGCAAGCCGATCGGGCTGTTCAAGACCCATGCGGCGGCGCCGCTGGTAATCATGGCCAACTGCAACATCGTCGGGCAGTGGGCCAAGGCGGAGGTGTTCTATGAGCTCGAAAAGAAGGGCCTGATCGCCTGGGGCGGGCTCACCGCCGGGGCCTGGCAGTATATCGGCAGCCAGGGGGTGATCCAGGGCACCTACGAGATCTTCATGCGCATCGCCGAAAAGCGTTTCGGCGGCTCGCTCGCCGGGCGCTTCATACTTACCGCCGGGATGGGCGGTATGGGCGGGGCGCAACCGCTGGCCGGGCGGATGGCGGGGGCGGCGATCCTCGACGTCGATGTCGACCCGGTGCGGGCGCAGAGGCGCAAGGAGATCGGCTACCTCCAGGAGATCGCGCCGGACCTCGACACGGCGCTCGACATGATCGCCGCCGCCGTGCGCGACAAGCGCGCGCTGTCGGTCGGGCTCGTTGCCAATGCCGCCGAGGTCTACCCGGAAATTCTGAGGCGCGGCATCATCCCCGATATCGTCACCGACCAGACCAGCGCGCACGATCTTGTCTATGGCTATGTGCCCAAGGGCCTGAGCCTCGATGAGGTGAAGCGGCTGCGGGTCGACGGGCAGGGGCAACTGATGGCGGCGAGCCGCGCCTCGATCGCCGACCATGTGCGGGCCATGCTCGGGTTCCAGGCGGCCGGCGCGGAAGTGTTCGACAACGGCAACCTGATCCGCACCCAGGCAAGAAAGGCCGGCGTCGAAAACGCCTTCGATATCCCCATCTTCACCGAGGCCTACCTGCGCCCGCTATTCGCCCGCGCCATCGGGCCGTTCCGTTGGATGGCGCTGTCGGGGGAGGCGTCGGACATCGCGCGGATCGACGACCTGGTGCTCGAGATGTTTCCCGACAACAGGATCGTCACCAACTGGATCCGGCTGGCCCGGCAATACGTGCCGTTCGAAGGCCTGCCGGCGCGCATCGCCTGGCTCGGGCATGGCGAACGCACCGCACTGGCCTTGGCAGTGAATGCCCTGGTGCGGAAGGACGAGCTCCAGGGCCCCGTGGCCTTCTCGCGCGATCACCTCGACGCCGGGGCGATGGCCCATCCCAACATCATGACCGAGAACATGCGGGACGGCTCCGACGCCATCGCCGACTGGCCGCTGCTCGACGCGATGCTGCTCACCGCCTCGATGGCCGACCTGGTGGTGATCCATTCGGGCGGCGGCGGCTATGCCGGCTACATGACCTCGGCGGGCGTCACGCTGGTGGCCGATGGCACGGAGGCGGGCGATGCACGACTGTCGCACGCGCTGACCAACGACACCTCCCTCGGCGTGATGCGCTATGCCGATGCGGGGTATGAGGAAGCGGTCGATGAGGCCGCGAACAAGGGGATTGGCTGGTTTGATCTGCGGGGACGCTGA
- a CDS encoding extracellular solute-binding protein has product MRMKLVALALAALLSFSPTAAQDKVWHHGGSLIGEPKYPEGFQRFDYVNPDAPVGGVVRLSDMGGFDTFNPILPQGEVASGIGLVFETLTTPSLDETSTQYGDLAEAFSYPDDFSSVTFRMNPRAKWTDGQPVTAEDVVWTFNKVMELNPSQANYYANVTKAEVTAPGEVTFTFDQTGNRELPHIMGQLIVLPQHWWEGTGPDGKPRDIGRSTLEPPMGSGPYKLASFSAGSSITFERDPNYWGLKEPFNIGQNNFQQIKYEYFRDTTAEFEGFKGDAFDWWDENLALRWQNDYNFPAVTEGKVVKELFENPYRGSGILVGFVPNLRKPLFQSEALREAMLYAFDFEELDKLRFFGQYDRINSYFYGTEFASSGLPQGEELDILNSVKDLVPASVFTTEYKNPVNGDTAKLRNSLRTANEILTKAGYTLNGNQLVDPNGQPVSFEILLNGPTIEPIATAFQTNLKRLGINATIRSVDSPQYIERVRKRDYDMIYTGWPQSLSPGNEQRDFWGSAAAAQDDSRNYAGIADKGIDALIDKIVFASNRNTLIAATRALDRVLLAHHYAVPTYTLRKARIARWDRFSHPDTLPEFSIGFPTVWWYDEAKAAKTGAAKN; this is encoded by the coding sequence ATGCGCATGAAACTAGTCGCCCTTGCCCTGGCCGCGCTGCTGTCGTTCAGCCCGACAGCCGCTCAGGACAAGGTCTGGCACCACGGCGGATCACTGATCGGCGAGCCGAAATATCCCGAGGGCTTTCAGAGATTCGACTACGTGAACCCCGATGCGCCGGTCGGCGGCGTGGTGCGGCTCAGCGACATGGGAGGCTTCGACACCTTCAATCCGATCCTGCCGCAGGGTGAAGTGGCGAGCGGCATCGGCCTGGTGTTCGAAACCCTGACCACCCCATCGCTCGACGAGACCTCGACGCAGTATGGCGACCTGGCCGAAGCGTTCAGCTACCCGGACGACTTCTCCTCGGTCACCTTCCGGATGAACCCGCGCGCCAAATGGACCGACGGCCAGCCGGTGACGGCCGAGGATGTGGTCTGGACCTTCAACAAGGTGATGGAACTCAACCCCAGCCAGGCCAACTATTACGCCAACGTCACCAAGGCGGAAGTCACGGCGCCGGGGGAAGTCACCTTCACCTTCGACCAGACCGGCAATCGCGAGCTGCCGCATATCATGGGGCAGCTGATCGTCCTGCCGCAGCACTGGTGGGAAGGGACCGGCCCCGACGGCAAGCCGCGCGATATCGGCCGCTCGACGCTCGAGCCGCCAATGGGCTCGGGCCCCTACAAGCTCGCAAGCTTTTCGGCCGGCAGTTCCATTACCTTCGAGCGCGACCCCAATTACTGGGGTCTGAAGGAGCCGTTCAATATCGGCCAGAACAATTTCCAGCAGATCAAGTACGAGTATTTCCGTGACACCACCGCCGAGTTCGAGGGGTTCAAAGGCGATGCCTTCGACTGGTGGGACGAGAACCTCGCGCTGCGCTGGCAGAACGACTACAACTTCCCGGCCGTCACCGAGGGCAAGGTGGTCAAGGAGCTGTTCGAGAACCCCTATCGCGGCTCGGGCATCCTGGTGGGGTTCGTCCCGAACCTCAGGAAACCTCTGTTCCAGAGCGAAGCGCTGCGCGAAGCGATGCTCTATGCCTTCGACTTCGAGGAACTCGACAAGCTCCGCTTCTTCGGCCAGTACGACCGCATCAATTCCTACTTCTACGGCACCGAGTTCGCCTCTTCAGGCCTGCCGCAGGGTGAAGAGCTCGACATCCTCAACTCGGTCAAGGATCTGGTTCCCGCCTCGGTATTCACCACCGAGTACAAGAACCCGGTCAACGGCGACACGGCAAAGCTGCGCAACAGCCTGCGCACCGCCAACGAGATCCTGACCAAGGCCGGCTACACCCTCAACGGCAACCAACTGGTCGATCCGAATGGCCAGCCGGTGAGCTTCGAGATCCTGCTCAACGGCCCGACCATCGAGCCGATTGCCACGGCATTCCAGACCAACCTCAAGCGGCTCGGCATCAATGCCACGATCCGCTCGGTCGACTCGCCGCAATACATCGAACGCGTGCGCAAGCGCGATTACGACATGATCTATACCGGCTGGCCGCAGTCGCTTTCGCCGGGCAACGAGCAGCGAGATTTCTGGGGCTCGGCAGCAGCCGCGCAGGATGACAGCCGCAACTATGCCGGCATCGCCGACAAGGGGATCGACGCGCTGATCGACAAGATCGTCTTCGCCAGCAACCGCAACACGCTGATTGCCGCCACCCGCGCGCTCGACCGCGTGCTGCTGGCGCATCACTACGCGGTGCCGACCTATACGCTGCGCAAAGCCCGCATCGCCCGCTGGGACCGCTTCAGCCATCCCGACACGCTGCCGGAATTCTCGATCGGCTTCCCTACCGTGTGGTGGTACGACGAGGCCAAGGCGGCCAAGACCGGGGCAGCGAAGAACTAG
- a CDS encoding DUF559 domain-containing protein, protein MRTELRRKLRRNSSPPEQAMWRILWHFREQGGHFRRQVQIDRYYVDFACLGAKVIMEVDGDTHGTDEAIAKDADRDEYLSSHGLIVLRYSNGDVMKNAEGVFEHLAGVLGAVSSTANTPHPVPPPQGGRRRSPDTADQAEASVNSPRKAP, encoded by the coding sequence TTGCGCACGGAGCTCCGTCGGAAACTCAGACGAAATAGCTCGCCGCCTGAGCAGGCGATGTGGCGGATACTGTGGCACTTCCGCGAGCAGGGGGGGCATTTCCGGCGGCAGGTGCAGATCGATCGTTACTACGTGGATTTTGCCTGCTTGGGCGCGAAGGTGATCATGGAGGTCGATGGTGATACGCACGGCACCGACGAGGCGATCGCCAAGGATGCGGACCGCGATGAGTACCTGTCTTCGCACGGCTTAATCGTGCTGCGATACTCGAATGGCGACGTGATGAAGAACGCCGAGGGAGTATTTGAGCACTTGGCGGGAGTGCTTGGGGCAGTATCGAGTACAGCAAACACCCCCCACCCTGTCCCTCCCCCTCAAGGGGGGAGGAGACGCTCACCCGATACCGCGGATCAAGCGGAAGCCTCTGTAAATTCCCCGCGGAAAGCCCCATGA
- a CDS encoding DUF917 domain-containing protein gives MGRVLTEKDVEAAVKGGSVYAAGGGGWADHGRMLGLAAVSIGKPELVDIEELDPRDWVATAAAIGAPASTTPWEMRGVDYVKAVKLLEKALGDKVRGLMIGQNGKSSTLNAWLPSAILGTKVVDAVGDIRAHPTGDMGSIGMAGSPRKMIQTAVGGNRAENRYIELVVKGATAKVSPILRTAADMSGGFIASCRNPLRAKYVQRNAALGGISLALSLGEAIIAAEKKGGSAVIDAIVKATGGSILVKGSVTKKDLVYTKEAFDIGRFVLGEGDKAVTIHTMNEYMAIDDAGGNRLATFPDVIATLDAAGQPLSAGQLREGMFVFVLHVPKKVIPLSSSVVDPAVYPPVEKAMGIELAKYALEGVKRKKKARKGWG, from the coding sequence TTGGGTCGCGTACTGACCGAGAAGGATGTGGAAGCCGCGGTGAAGGGCGGCTCCGTCTATGCCGCCGGCGGCGGCGGCTGGGCCGATCATGGCCGGATGCTTGGGCTTGCCGCGGTGAGCATCGGCAAACCCGAACTCGTCGACATCGAGGAACTGGACCCGCGCGATTGGGTAGCGACGGCCGCTGCCATCGGTGCCCCCGCTTCGACCACGCCGTGGGAGATGCGCGGCGTCGACTACGTCAAGGCGGTGAAGCTGCTCGAGAAGGCGCTGGGCGACAAGGTCCGCGGCTTGATGATCGGGCAGAACGGCAAGAGCTCGACGCTCAACGCCTGGCTGCCGAGCGCCATCCTCGGCACCAAGGTGGTCGATGCCGTGGGCGATATCCGCGCCCATCCGACTGGCGATATGGGCTCGATCGGCATGGCCGGCAGCCCCAGGAAGATGATCCAGACCGCGGTGGGCGGCAATCGCGCCGAGAACCGCTATATCGAGCTGGTGGTGAAAGGCGCCACGGCGAAGGTCTCGCCGATCCTCCGCACCGCCGCCGACATGTCCGGCGGCTTCATCGCCTCGTGCCGCAACCCGCTGCGCGCCAAATATGTACAGCGCAACGCGGCGCTCGGCGGCATCTCGCTGGCGCTGAGCCTGGGTGAGGCGATCATCGCGGCGGAGAAAAAGGGCGGCTCGGCGGTGATCGACGCCATCGTCAAGGCGACCGGCGGCAGCATCCTGGTCAAGGGCTCGGTGACGAAGAAGGACCTCGTCTACACCAAAGAGGCCTTCGATATCGGCCGCTTCGTGCTGGGCGAGGGCGACAAGGCCGTTACCATCCACACCATGAACGAATACATGGCCATCGACGACGCCGGCGGCAATCGGCTTGCCACCTTCCCCGATGTGATCGCCACGCTCGACGCCGCGGGCCAGCCGCTCAGCGCCGGCCAGCTGCGCGAAGGCATGTTCGTCTTCGTGCTGCACGTGCCCAAGAAGGTGATCCCGCTATCGTCGTCGGTAGTCGACCCGGCCGTCTACCCGCCGGTCGAAAAGGCCATGGGGATCGAGCTGGCCAAATACGCGCTTGAGGGTGTGAAACGGAAGAAGAAGGCGCGGAAGGGCTGGGGGTAA